From the Cupriavidus necator N-1 genome, one window contains:
- a CDS encoding IclR family transcriptional regulator — MTRATEAQQDLEGSKPQRGIQSLDSTGQLLAALVAAGRPLALRDLALAAGMPPAKAFPHLVSLQKTGLLARDAAGNYLCGPLALELGLIALQRLSPTREAEPEVVELAGATGLSVAMAVLGPLGPTVVRLEESARPQHVSLRVGTVLSLVHTAIGRTAAAYLPANVLAGLLEKDELRMAGAAAAEVLEPGGKLAPAYAGRLAQVRAARLDNALSHPVPGIDTLAAPVFDHTGSLALVIAVMGSSGSFDSRTEGATAALVGQAARRLSWRFGAPDTA; from the coding sequence ATGACCCGCGCGACAGAAGCCCAACAAGACCTGGAAGGCAGCAAGCCGCAGCGCGGCATCCAGTCGCTGGACAGCACCGGCCAGCTGCTGGCAGCGCTGGTGGCTGCCGGCCGGCCGCTGGCGCTGCGCGACCTGGCGCTGGCCGCGGGCATGCCGCCGGCCAAGGCGTTCCCGCACCTGGTCAGCCTGCAGAAGACCGGCCTGCTGGCGCGCGACGCCGCGGGCAACTACCTGTGCGGACCGCTGGCGCTGGAGCTGGGACTGATCGCGCTGCAGCGGCTGTCGCCGACGCGCGAGGCGGAACCGGAGGTGGTCGAGCTGGCCGGCGCCACGGGCCTGAGCGTGGCCATGGCGGTGCTGGGGCCGCTGGGGCCCACGGTGGTCCGGCTGGAGGAATCGGCGCGGCCGCAGCACGTGAGCCTGCGGGTGGGCACGGTGCTGTCGCTGGTCCATACCGCGATCGGCCGCACCGCCGCGGCATACCTGCCAGCCAACGTGCTGGCGGGCCTGCTGGAAAAGGACGAATTGCGCATGGCCGGCGCCGCCGCGGCGGAAGTGCTTGAACCCGGCGGCAAGCTGGCACCGGCCTACGCCGGGCGCCTGGCACAGGTGCGCGCGGCCCGGCTCGACAATGCGCTGAGCCACCCGGTGCCGGGCATCGACACGCTGGCGGCGCCGGTGTTCGATCACACCGGCAGCCTGGCGCTGGTGATTGCCGTGATGGGGTCGAGCGGCAGCTTTGACAGCCGCACCGAAGGCGCCACTGCCGCGCTGGTGGGGCAGGCGGCGCGGCGGCTGTCGTGGCGCTTCGGCGCGCCGGACACGGCCTGA
- a CDS encoding IclR family transcriptional regulator has protein sequence MARRKAGEAGTQAGEPAARADKAQRGIQSVEVGGRLLAALAAARAPMPLAALAEAAQLAPAQAHAYLVSLTRLGLIKRDHLSGRYEPGPLSLQLGMLHLEQDAAWRAAQPRVDALAQASGFSVAISIAGPQGPTIVRYVPASAPLHVNLHVGTVMALAATATGRVFCAFQPPALWQPLWRAQQPGATGSDLAAFSASLGEIRERGIERSIDTPSPAVSSLSVPVLDAAGVLRLVLTLVGSTGAIDVDWRGAAAQALLAAATDIGAALRDEQERTA, from the coding sequence ATGGCCAGGCGCAAGGCTGGGGAAGCAGGAACGCAGGCGGGCGAGCCCGCTGCGCGCGCAGACAAGGCGCAGCGCGGCATCCAGAGCGTGGAGGTGGGCGGGCGCCTGCTGGCGGCGCTGGCCGCCGCGCGCGCGCCAATGCCGCTGGCCGCGCTGGCCGAGGCGGCGCAGCTGGCGCCGGCCCAGGCGCATGCCTACCTGGTCAGCCTGACGCGCCTCGGCCTGATCAAGCGCGACCACCTCTCCGGCCGCTACGAGCCCGGTCCGCTGTCGCTGCAGCTGGGCATGCTGCACCTGGAGCAGGACGCCGCCTGGCGCGCCGCGCAGCCCCGGGTGGATGCGCTGGCGCAGGCGTCTGGCTTCAGCGTGGCAATCAGTATTGCCGGGCCGCAGGGCCCGACCATCGTGCGCTATGTGCCGGCCAGCGCGCCGCTGCATGTCAACCTGCACGTGGGCACGGTGATGGCACTGGCCGCCACGGCCACCGGGCGCGTGTTCTGTGCCTTCCAGCCGCCGGCACTGTGGCAGCCGCTGTGGCGCGCGCAGCAGCCGGGCGCGACCGGGTCCGACCTGGCCGCCTTCAGCGCCAGCCTGGGAGAGATCCGAGAGCGCGGCATCGAGCGCAGCATCGACACGCCCAGCCCGGCCGTCAGCAGCCTCAGCGTGCCGGTGCTCGACGCCGCTGGCGTGCTGCGACTGGTGCTGACGCTGGTGGGATCGACCGGTGCCATCGACGTGGACTGGCGCGGCGCGGCGGCGCAGGCCCTGCTGGCCGCGGCGACGGACATCGGCGCCGCGCTGCGCGATGAACAGGAGCGCACGGCATGA
- a CDS encoding MBL fold metallo-hydrolase: protein MSKAFASQADLEAKQVTFTQLSENAWAYTAEGDPNSGVVIGDDGVLIVDTTATPAMAQDLIARIRTITDKPIKYVVLSHYHAVRVLGASAYFAEGAQQVIASRGTYEMIVERGEADMKSEIERFPRLFAGVETVPGLTWPTLVFEKEITLFLGKLEVRIAHLGSGHTKGDTVVWLPQQKVLFSGDLVEYDAACYCGDAQLEDWPATLDALQALKPEKLVPGRGPALTTPEEVKKGIAYTKDFVTTLFQAGKEAVAEKLDLKAAMAHTRRAMDPKFGQVFIYEHCLPFDVSRAYDEASGVRHPRIWTAQRDQEMWAALQD from the coding sequence ATGTCCAAGGCATTCGCATCGCAGGCCGACCTGGAAGCCAAGCAGGTCACCTTCACCCAGCTGTCAGAGAACGCCTGGGCCTACACCGCCGAAGGCGATCCCAATTCGGGCGTGGTCATTGGCGACGACGGCGTGCTGATCGTCGACACCACCGCCACGCCGGCCATGGCGCAGGACCTGATCGCCCGCATCCGCACCATCACCGACAAGCCCATCAAGTACGTGGTGCTGTCGCACTACCACGCGGTGCGCGTGCTGGGCGCGTCGGCCTACTTTGCCGAGGGCGCGCAGCAGGTCATCGCCAGCCGCGGCACCTACGAGATGATCGTCGAGCGCGGCGAGGCCGACATGAAGTCCGAGATCGAACGCTTCCCGCGCCTGTTCGCCGGCGTCGAAACCGTGCCCGGCCTGACCTGGCCGACGCTGGTGTTCGAGAAGGAAATCACGCTGTTCCTGGGCAAGCTGGAAGTGCGCATCGCCCACCTGGGCTCGGGCCATACCAAAGGCGATACCGTGGTCTGGCTGCCGCAGCAGAAGGTGCTGTTCTCCGGCGACCTGGTCGAATACGACGCTGCCTGCTACTGCGGCGACGCCCAGCTGGAAGACTGGCCGGCCACGCTGGACGCGCTGCAGGCACTCAAGCCGGAAAAGCTGGTGCCCGGCCGCGGCCCCGCGCTGACCACGCCGGAGGAAGTGAAGAAGGGCATCGCCTACACCAAGGACTTCGTCACCACGCTGTTCCAGGCCGGCAAGGAAGCCGTGGCCGAGAAGCTCGACCTGAAGGCCGCGATGGCGCACACCCGGCGCGCGATGGACCCCAAGTTTGGCCAGGTCTTTATCTACGAGCACTGCCTGCCCTTCGACGTCTCGCGCGCCTATGACGAGGCCAGCGGTGTCCGCCACCCGCGCATCTGGACCGCCCAGCGCGACCAGGAAATGTGGGCCGCACTGCAGGACTGA
- a CDS encoding FAD-dependent oxidoreductase: MSSIDYQRLSFEYQPCAEQQKGADPAIHPVVVVGAGPIGLATAIDLAQRGVRVVLVDDDCTLSTGSRAICFSKRTLDIFDRLGCGERMVDKGVRWHVGKVFLRDQQVYSFDLLPESGHRRPAFINLQQYYVEGYLLERAQALPNIEIRWRNKVVGLEQRGTPEAGVVLTIETPEGCYPLGARYVVAADGSRSPMRKLLGLDSKGRTFHDRFLIADVKMEADFPSERWFWFDPPFHPNQSVLLHRQPDNVWRIDFQLGWDADPVLEKTPERVIPRVQALLGKDVKFELEWVSVYTFSCLRMDSFRHGNILFAGDAAHGVSPFGARGANSGIQDAENLAWKLAYVLQGHACDKLLDTYASEREYAADENLRNSTRSTDFITPKSAVSRVFRDAVLTLSRRHAFARTLVNSGRLSVPAVLQDSPLNTADDAQGYACKLVPGTVCCDAPVSGAQGAGWLLSHLGGDFTVLLFGNPDAIDAGTLADLAALKDSGVPLQLVYVTDAAQPAVTCTNATVLRDDKGLAAARYGATPGTCYLIRPDQHVCARWHRPDPAAIRAALARATGADLRAPQPGRMAA; the protein is encoded by the coding sequence ATGAGCAGCATCGATTACCAGCGGCTGTCGTTCGAGTACCAGCCCTGCGCCGAGCAACAGAAAGGGGCCGATCCGGCCATCCACCCGGTCGTCGTGGTCGGCGCCGGGCCGATCGGCCTGGCCACCGCCATCGACCTGGCACAGCGCGGCGTGCGCGTGGTGCTGGTGGATGACGACTGCACGCTGTCCACCGGTTCGCGCGCAATCTGTTTTTCCAAGCGCACGCTGGACATCTTCGACCGGCTGGGCTGCGGCGAGCGCATGGTCGACAAGGGTGTGCGCTGGCACGTCGGCAAGGTGTTCCTGCGCGACCAGCAGGTCTACAGCTTCGACCTGCTGCCCGAGAGCGGCCACCGCCGCCCGGCCTTCATCAACCTGCAGCAGTACTACGTCGAAGGCTACCTGCTGGAGCGCGCGCAGGCGCTGCCCAATATCGAGATCCGCTGGCGCAACAAGGTGGTCGGGCTGGAGCAGCGCGGCACGCCAGAGGCCGGCGTGGTGCTGACCATCGAGACGCCTGAAGGCTGCTACCCGCTGGGGGCGCGCTACGTGGTGGCCGCCGACGGTTCGCGCAGCCCGATGCGCAAGCTGCTGGGCCTGGACAGCAAGGGCCGCACCTTCCACGACCGCTTCCTGATTGCCGACGTGAAGATGGAAGCGGATTTCCCGAGCGAGCGCTGGTTCTGGTTCGACCCGCCCTTCCACCCCAACCAGTCGGTGCTGCTGCACCGCCAGCCGGACAACGTCTGGCGCATCGACTTCCAGCTCGGCTGGGACGCCGACCCGGTGCTGGAGAAAACACCTGAGCGCGTGATCCCGCGGGTGCAGGCGCTGCTGGGCAAGGACGTGAAGTTCGAGCTGGAATGGGTCAGCGTCTATACCTTCTCCTGCCTGCGCATGGACAGCTTCCGCCACGGCAACATCCTGTTCGCCGGCGATGCCGCGCATGGCGTGTCGCCGTTCGGCGCGCGTGGCGCCAACAGCGGCATCCAGGACGCCGAGAACCTGGCCTGGAAGCTGGCCTATGTGCTGCAGGGCCATGCCTGCGACAAGCTGCTGGACACCTACGCCAGCGAGCGCGAATACGCCGCCGACGAGAACCTGCGCAACTCCACCCGTTCCACCGACTTCATCACGCCCAAGAGCGCGGTCAGCCGCGTGTTCCGCGATGCGGTGCTGACGCTGTCCAGGCGCCATGCGTTTGCGCGCACCCTGGTCAACAGCGGGCGGCTGTCGGTGCCCGCGGTGCTGCAGGACTCGCCGCTGAACACCGCTGACGACGCCCAGGGCTATGCCTGCAAGCTGGTGCCCGGCACGGTCTGCTGCGACGCGCCGGTATCCGGGGCGCAGGGCGCGGGCTGGCTGCTGTCGCACCTGGGCGGGGACTTCACGGTGCTGCTGTTCGGCAACCCTGACGCCATCGACGCGGGCACGCTCGCCGACCTCGCCGCGCTGAAAGACAGCGGCGTGCCGCTGCAGCTGGTCTACGTGACCGACGCCGCGCAGCCGGCGGTGACCTGCACCAATGCCACCGTGCTGCGCGACGACAAGGGCCTGGCCGCCGCGCGCTACGGTGCCACGCCCGGCACCTGCTACCTGATCCGCCCGGACCAGCATGTCTGCGCCCGCTGGCACCGCCCCGACCCGGCCGCGATCCGCGCCGCGCTGGCGCGCGCCACCGGCGCCGACCTGCGCGCCCCGCAGCCCGGCCGCATGGCCGCCTGA
- a CDS encoding DUF2783 domain-containing protein, translating to MPNTLNTQPNLARPDDFYEALIEMHRDLDEAQSQAANAQLILLLANHIGDHDVLLAAMAAAREGVTEMPAATPA from the coding sequence ATGCCCAATACGCTCAACACCCAACCCAACCTGGCGCGGCCCGACGACTTCTACGAAGCGCTGATCGAGATGCACCGCGACCTCGACGAGGCGCAAAGCCAGGCCGCCAATGCGCAGCTGATCCTGCTGCTGGCCAACCATATCGGCGACCACGATGTGCTGCTGGCCGCCATGGCCGCCGCGCGCGAAGGCGTGACTGAAATGCCGGCCGCCACGCCCGCCTGA
- a CDS encoding MFS transporter — MSHPVSGDLSSLSSLTSPTLPPAALAAHDEDALYRKVWLRIIPFLFICYVVSFLDRINIGFAQLQMKHDLGFSDAMYGLGAAVFYVGYVLCEVPSNMLLARFGARRTFTRIMVLWGLASVAMMAVSTPTQFYTLRFLLGVFEAGFFPGIVLYLTYWFPARRRAAVMAIFFAGVAVAGVLGGLVSGWIMRDMAGVLGLQGWKWMFAIEGAPAVLLGLVAARYLVDGPQQASWLTDGERAHLARDTAAQAHAGGHSLHALRQVLSNPRVYLFAFIYFSLTCGSLALSFWMPLMIRDFGITDVMSISLYSVVPNAVGAVGLILIARHSDRTGERHRHFLLCTAGGALALAALTLHLPSLAVMLAILSVAAVLIFAALPVFWSLPPSYLPGAGTAAGIAFISSIGITSGIVSPWVIGQIKTQTGSLDNALYLLAALLLASGLAMWLGVPRQPARPA, encoded by the coding sequence ATGAGCCATCCGGTCTCAGGGGATCTTTCGTCCCTATCCAGCCTGACGTCCCCCACCCTGCCCCCCGCCGCACTGGCTGCGCACGATGAAGATGCGCTCTACCGCAAGGTCTGGCTGCGCATCATCCCGTTCCTGTTCATCTGCTACGTGGTGTCGTTCCTGGACCGCATCAACATCGGCTTCGCCCAGTTGCAGATGAAGCACGACCTGGGCTTCAGCGACGCCATGTACGGCTTGGGCGCCGCTGTCTTCTACGTCGGCTACGTGCTGTGCGAAGTGCCCAGCAACATGCTGCTGGCGCGCTTTGGCGCGCGGCGCACGTTCACGCGCATCATGGTGCTGTGGGGCCTGGCCTCGGTGGCGATGATGGCCGTCTCCACCCCAACGCAGTTCTATACGCTGCGCTTCCTGCTGGGCGTGTTCGAAGCCGGCTTCTTCCCCGGCATCGTGCTCTACCTGACCTACTGGTTCCCGGCGCGCCGCCGTGCCGCGGTGATGGCGATCTTCTTTGCCGGCGTGGCGGTGGCGGGTGTGCTGGGCGGGCTGGTGTCCGGCTGGATCATGCGCGACATGGCCGGCGTGCTCGGCCTGCAGGGCTGGAAGTGGATGTTTGCGATCGAGGGCGCGCCCGCAGTGCTGCTGGGCCTGGTGGCCGCGCGCTACCTGGTGGATGGCCCGCAGCAGGCCAGCTGGCTAACCGACGGCGAACGCGCCCACCTGGCGCGCGACACCGCCGCGCAGGCACATGCCGGCGGCCATTCGCTGCACGCGTTGCGGCAGGTGCTGAGCAACCCGCGCGTGTACCTGTTCGCCTTTATCTATTTTTCGCTGACCTGTGGTTCGCTGGCGCTGAGCTTCTGGATGCCGCTGATGATCCGCGACTTCGGCATCACCGACGTGATGTCGATCAGCCTGTATTCGGTAGTGCCCAATGCCGTGGGCGCGGTCGGCCTGATCCTGATCGCGCGCCATTCCGACCGCACCGGCGAGCGCCACCGCCACTTCCTGCTGTGCACGGCAGGCGGCGCGCTGGCCCTGGCGGCGCTGACGCTGCACCTGCCCAGCCTGGCGGTCATGCTGGCCATCCTGTCGGTGGCCGCGGTGCTGATCTTTGCCGCGCTGCCGGTGTTCTGGTCGCTGCCGCCCAGCTACCTGCCGGGCGCGGGCACGGCCGCCGGCATCGCCTTCATCAGCAGCATTGGCATCACCAGCGGCATCGTCAGCCCGTGGGTGATCGGACAGATCAAGACCCAGACCGGAAGCCTGGACAATGCCCTCTACCTGCTCGCGGCGCTGCTGCTTGCCAGCGGACTGGCCATGTGGCTGGGTGTGCCAAGGCAGCCCGCGCGGCCGGCCTGA
- a CDS encoding DUF2188 domain-containing protein has translation MGSNIHVVPHDEGWDVIHEGARYAESHHATQEEAVAAGTTKAQSEHVELLIHGRDGQIRSRSSFGHDPRTIPG, from the coding sequence ATGGGCAGCAACATACACGTCGTGCCGCATGACGAAGGCTGGGATGTGATCCACGAGGGTGCGCGCTATGCGGAATCGCACCACGCCACCCAGGAAGAAGCCGTTGCGGCCGGTACCACGAAGGCGCAGAGCGAGCATGTCGAGCTGCTGATCCACGGCCGCGACGGCCAGATCCGCTCGCGCAGCAGCTTCGGCCACGATCCGCGCACCATTCCGGGCTGA
- a CDS encoding erythromycin esterase family protein, with amino-acid sequence MPHHRADPHAAAAIAAAAVPLPPIDDPAASPFCGPFANATGVLADMLARHRVVLLGERTHGTSDFYHARAALTAHLVARHGFRIIAVEADWPDAAAVDRHVRGRPPLPAESPGAAFTRFPVWMWRNLEVARFIRWLHTHNEALAPAQRAGFFGLDIYSLRASMAAVLAYLEGVDPQAARAARERYSCLEPWGRDPARYGRAVLHGTHADCEDAVVAQLQALLDKRLAYARAGHEDFLDAAQNARLVASAERYYRVMYHGSDDSWNLRDTPQ; translated from the coding sequence ATGCCACACCACCGGGCTGACCCCCACGCCGCCGCCGCGATTGCGGCTGCGGCGGTTCCGTTACCGCCCATCGACGACCCGGCGGCGAGCCCATTCTGCGGTCCGTTTGCCAATGCCACCGGCGTGCTGGCCGATATGCTGGCCCGACACCGCGTGGTGCTGCTGGGCGAGAGAACGCATGGCACCAGCGATTTCTATCACGCCCGCGCTGCGCTGACGGCGCACCTGGTGGCCCGGCACGGCTTCCGCATCATCGCGGTCGAGGCAGACTGGCCAGATGCCGCGGCAGTCGACCGCCACGTGCGCGGCCGCCCGCCACTGCCAGCCGAATCGCCCGGCGCAGCCTTTACACGCTTCCCGGTCTGGATGTGGCGCAACCTGGAGGTGGCGCGCTTTATCCGCTGGCTGCACACGCACAATGAAGCGTTGGCGCCTGCGCAGCGCGCTGGATTCTTCGGCCTGGATATCTACAGCCTGCGCGCTTCCATGGCCGCAGTGCTGGCCTACCTGGAGGGCGTAGATCCGCAGGCCGCCCGAGCGGCGCGCGAGCGCTATAGCTGCCTGGAACCGTGGGGCAGGGATCCGGCGCGCTATGGGCGCGCCGTGCTGCACGGCACGCATGCCGACTGCGAGGATGCCGTCGTCGCACAGTTGCAGGCGCTGCTGGACAAGCGGCTGGCCTATGCCCGGGCGGGCCACGAGGACTTTCTCGATGCCGCGCAGAACGCGCGCCTGGTCGCCTCAGCCGAGCGCTACTACCGTGTGATGTACCACGGCAGCGACGACAGCTGGAACCTGCGCGACACACCTCAGTAG
- a CDS encoding BON domain-containing protein: MDRRDNWRGQPWHESAVPEADMRSHYMGAYGVYDYDQPVDPGESGGRRGAREWRPERMPPDAPAPRTRGLADPYRQFTGYNERMDLYRGGPQRARPVGPRNYQRTDERILEDLCEQLSRSARLDLSDVEVRVEQGVVTLEGSVPDRLQKYRIEDIADEIFGVKDLVNHLHVARTAAAQAHPGHGMRIY, encoded by the coding sequence ATGGATCGCAGAGACAACTGGCGCGGCCAGCCATGGCATGAGAGCGCCGTGCCTGAAGCCGATATGCGCAGCCACTATATGGGCGCCTACGGGGTCTACGACTATGACCAGCCAGTGGATCCGGGCGAGTCTGGCGGGCGCCGCGGGGCGCGGGAATGGCGGCCGGAGCGCATGCCGCCGGACGCGCCGGCGCCGCGCACGCGGGGCCTGGCCGATCCCTACCGCCAGTTCACTGGCTACAACGAGCGTATGGATCTCTACCGGGGCGGGCCGCAGCGGGCGCGGCCGGTGGGGCCGCGCAACTACCAGCGCACGGACGAGCGCATTCTCGAAGACCTGTGCGAGCAGCTCTCGCGCAGCGCGCGGCTGGACCTGAGCGATGTCGAAGTCCGGGTCGAGCAGGGCGTGGTGACGCTGGAGGGCAGTGTGCCGGACCGGCTGCAGAAGTATCGGATCGAGGATATTGCCGACGAGATCTTCGGCGTGAAGGATCTGGTCAACCACTTGCACGTGGCGCGGACGGCCGCAGCGCAAGCGCATCCGGGCCACGGCATGCGCATCTACTGA
- a CDS encoding flavodoxin family protein, with protein MPEQPPKPARPSQDAPRAPRHHGNPKDVRKGQVTTPLPRDTFRQRFLARFTDPAYRQEDEALDRLERIAWYAYQEGRKAPRTHKAGPGHADPDYELSDEWRAASEAVRSAQQRQADPATPSRVLLVCAAARNDYTCPGEMSKSWRLAGRARERLEADGIEVDLLDLSLLASDADLRIHPCKACVSTAMPLCHWPCSCYPNHALGQVNDWMNEIYPRWAACHGVLIVTPVYWYQAASPLKLMMDRLVCADGGNPDPTSTHGKDVVRAKALELSGWDYPKHLSGRAYGLVVHGDVAGTEGVRRALADWLDWMGLIDAGPQARLDRYIGYYEPYATSHVALDEDPGVQGEVDNVARALACAVRQLRKGELRAPDRGLVPPRQK; from the coding sequence ATGCCCGAGCAGCCGCCCAAGCCAGCCCGGCCATCGCAGGATGCGCCGCGTGCGCCGCGCCATCACGGCAACCCGAAAGATGTGCGCAAGGGACAGGTGACCACCCCGCTGCCGCGCGACACTTTCCGCCAGCGCTTTCTTGCGCGCTTCACGGATCCCGCATACCGGCAGGAGGATGAGGCGCTGGACCGTCTCGAACGCATCGCCTGGTATGCCTATCAGGAAGGCCGCAAGGCACCCCGGACACATAAGGCCGGGCCTGGCCATGCCGATCCGGACTATGAACTCTCCGACGAGTGGCGCGCCGCCAGCGAGGCCGTGCGCAGCGCTCAGCAGCGCCAGGCCGATCCCGCCACGCCATCGCGCGTGCTGCTGGTGTGCGCCGCGGCGCGCAACGACTACACCTGCCCGGGCGAGATGTCGAAATCCTGGCGCCTGGCCGGGCGCGCACGGGAACGGCTGGAGGCGGACGGCATCGAGGTCGATCTGCTCGACCTGAGCCTGCTCGCTTCAGATGCCGACCTGCGCATCCATCCGTGCAAGGCGTGCGTGTCGACGGCAATGCCGTTATGCCACTGGCCGTGCAGCTGCTATCCCAACCATGCGCTGGGCCAGGTCAACGACTGGATGAACGAAATCTATCCGCGCTGGGCGGCCTGCCACGGCGTGCTGATCGTGACGCCCGTGTACTGGTACCAGGCTGCCAGTCCGCTGAAGCTGATGATGGACCGGCTGGTCTGTGCCGACGGCGGCAATCCCGACCCCACCAGCACGCATGGCAAGGACGTGGTGCGCGCCAAGGCGTTGGAGCTGTCCGGCTGGGACTATCCCAAGCACCTGTCCGGGCGCGCCTACGGGCTGGTGGTGCACGGCGACGTGGCCGGCACCGAGGGCGTGCGCCGCGCGCTGGCCGACTGGCTGGACTGGATGGGCCTGATCGATGCGGGCCCGCAGGCGCGGCTGGACCGGTATATCGGCTACTACGAGCCCTATGCCACCAGCCACGTGGCACTGGACGAAGACCCTGGCGTACAGGGCGAAGTGGACAACGTGGCGCGCGCGCTCGCGTGTGCGGTGCGGCAGTTGCGCAAGGGCGAATTGCGCGCGCCGGACCGCGGGCTGGTGCCGCCGCGGCAGAAGTAG
- a CDS encoding PA2169 family four-helix-bundle protein, whose amino-acid sequence MAKKKILLLNALIAASREGELGCRGAALAAANPHLKSLLTSRANAFAQAARELQACLLDLGQLPDMTAASAASAGRAIGKHGSDRSILQAVSKREHAVQRRYARALRAQVLGARLRAVVRRQYRGVQVSHELFRVLQQQYRTPPASP is encoded by the coding sequence ATGGCGAAGAAGAAGATCCTGTTGCTCAATGCGCTGATTGCGGCATCGCGCGAAGGCGAGCTTGGCTGCCGCGGCGCAGCGCTGGCCGCCGCCAATCCCCACCTGAAATCGCTGCTCACCAGCCGCGCCAATGCGTTTGCGCAAGCGGCGCGGGAACTGCAGGCGTGCCTGCTTGACCTGGGGCAGCTGCCCGACATGACGGCAGCTTCGGCTGCGTCGGCCGGACGCGCCATCGGCAAGCACGGCTCGGACCGGTCCATCCTGCAAGCGGTCAGCAAGCGCGAGCACGCCGTGCAGCGGCGCTATGCGCGGGCCCTGCGCGCGCAGGTGCTGGGCGCGCGCCTGCGCGCCGTGGTGCGCCGCCAGTACCGTGGGGTGCAGGTCAGCCACGAGCTGTTTCGCGTGCTGCAGCAGCAGTACCGGACGCCGCCGGCAAGCCCGTAG